Sequence from the Candidatus Micrarchaeia archaeon genome:
CACGGACAATCTCTTGGCCCTGCTTCCCCTGCTCATGGTCCCTGAAACGATTATTTCGGCCCCGATTGCTCCGGAGGCCATGATTTCCCTGAGAAGGTAGTGGAGGACCATCCTCGCTTTCTTGCCCATCTCGAGCATTTTGGCGGCGCGCCTGCCCATTATCCTGGGCTCAAGGCCCGGGTGCCTGACTTCCACCACGCTTATCTGCGGGTTCTTTATGTTGAACTCGCGCTGGAGCGTCTCGGTGAGCTGGTTTATCACGCCCCCGCGCCTGCCTATTATCTTTCCGGGATTCATCACTTCGAGCGTGATGCGCGTGACGACCGGCGTGCGCTGGATGTCTATGTTCGCAAGGTCGGTCCGGTCCAGCCCTTTCTCCAGGAACTTCATTATCTCGTACTGGAGGATGGGCTCTTCGATGAACTTCTTCTCGTATACCATCAGGATTCACCTTTCTTCTGCGCCTTCTGGGCCGGATTGACCGCTTTCTTCGATTGGTCTTTATTCTCGGTCTTTACTTCTGGTTTCGCCACGGGCCTGGCTTCGCTTTTTGCCTCTTGCTTGGTTTGAATTTTAGGTTCGGGTTTCGGCTCGGGTTTCTTCTCCGCAATCTTGATTTCAGGTTTCTGGGTCTGCGCAACAGCCTTGGATTCAGGCTTTTGGATTTGCGCGGCCTTGGAGTCGGATTTTGTTTCCTTCTTCTCTTTCTTGGAAGGAACGCGTTCTGCTACGACGATTTCTATGCGCGCGGTCTCGAAATTGGAGCGCATGCGCTTCCCTTTCGGCGCGAGGCGCGGGAAGCTGCTCTTCCTGTTCGCGGACGCGTGCACCACCAGGAGGTCCTCGCTCAGGCTCTTGGCTTTCGCCGAGGAGATTGCGCTGATGAGCGCGTTGAGCACGAACTTCGCGGATTTCTTCGGGTACCTGCCGGGCTTGCCCCCGAGTTCGTGCCTGTGCGCGAGCCCTGAAATGTATTTCCTGTAAAGGATGGGCATTTTTCCTTCGGAGGCGGCCCTGAGGAGCTCCACTGCCTTCGCGGCCGGCTTGCCCCTTATGTTGGAGCAAACCTCGGCGAGGTCCTTGTAGCTGGCCTCCACGTCCTCCAGCCTTGCCTTGCCCACAGGGGCGTCGGTGAATTTGTAGGAATACATAAAATCACTTCACTGCGACGAACTTCGAACCGCGGGTGGCGCCTATTCCCGGGCCTGCGTGCAGCACTCTTCCGGTCGTGTGGGCGAAATCGCCCAGGCGCTTCCCGATTTTTTCGAGCGTGATTGGGACGTTCTTGAACTCCTTGCCGTTGTGCACCCCGAACGTGAGGCCCAGCCACTCGGGAAGTATCACTGCTTCGCGCGAGTGGGTCCTTATCACCTTCTTCGGGTTCTTCGCCTTTATCTCCTTCACCTTGGCGATGAGCTTCTTCAGCTGGACATTGGTGGAGAGGCGCTTCAGGGTCCTGCGCTCGCGCGAATTCGCGAGCTCCATGAATTTCTCCATGCTCATTCCCTTGAGCGCTTCCTCCTCGAGCCCTTTGTAAACTTCACGTTTCATTGCGATCCCTCATCAACGTTGCGCACCGACTTCTTCCTTCCGGTGCTTCTCGCGGCTATGTGCCCGACCTTCCTTCCGTGGGGG
This genomic interval carries:
- a CDS encoding KH domain-containing protein, whose translation is MVYEKKFIEEPILQYEIMKFLEKGLDRTDLANIDIQRTPVVTRITLEVMNPGKIIGRRGGVINQLTETLQREFNIKNPQISVVEVRHPGLEPRIMGRRAAKMLEMGKKARMVLHYLLREIMASGAIGAEIIVSGTMSRGSRAKRLSV
- a CDS encoding uL22 family ribosomal protein, which translates into the protein MYSYKFTDAPVGKARLEDVEASYKDLAEVCSNIRGKPAAKAVELLRAASEGKMPILYRKYISGLAHRHELGGKPGRYPKKSAKFVLNALISAISSAKAKSLSEDLLVVHASANRKSSFPRLAPKGKRMRSNFETARIEIVVAERVPSKKEKKETKSDSKAAQIQKPESKAVAQTQKPEIKIAEKKPEPKPEPKIQTKQEAKSEARPVAKPEVKTENKDQSKKAVNPAQKAQKKGES
- a CDS encoding ribosomal protein S19 family protein, translated to MAMKREVYKGLEEEALKGMSMEKFMELANSRERRTLKRLSTNVQLKKLIAKVKEIKAKNPKKVIRTHSREAVILPEWLGLTFGVHNGKEFKNVPITLEKIGKRLGDFAHTTGRVLHAGPGIGATRGSKFVAVK